The Cydia pomonella isolate Wapato2018A unplaced genomic scaffold, ilCydPomo1 PGA_scaffold_183, whole genome shotgun sequence DNA window CTGtaattcaattgttttttttttgttgaaatgatgtattagttaatttaaatggttcagtttatttaaaatacaagtAAAGTATAACAAGAGCGTTTAGAAAATATGTGTGATAGCCTAAATAAAAAGGGATAGAATGTGAGAGACAAAGAGGACTTTTAATGTGATATATTAAGAACAAAAGATAAGAAGGTATTCGTGCAAAGTATCGTGAATTCATCCATTTTGCCCTAGAAATCCTGTTCCTACATAAAacataacatattattataaaaaagtcaGTTTAAGGCGctgatattttataatgtttggGGATACTAGCGCGAAttacttaattactttttttaatcaatTCCATTTATAACGCTTCTACATTTTGCTTTTGCTTGATTGGTTACGACATTTGTTACTCTCTAGGGCAAAGGACGCTTCGGACGATAGAgtacttacctaataaaaatacacattcaTATTTGTAAATTACATATATTGGAATCTTTCTTTgttgataaatataaaatataacattaataacatgtATCTGATCTTTAACTGCCAATTGTATTGACTTGTACTGTGTTTATTTCTAGGCGCAAGTCTATATCGGGCAACTGGAAGACAAACCAGGGCTCGGCCATGCTGGAGGCTATCGGCATGAACGATCGGTACAAGATGTGGATCGATGAGGTAACTTATAAATACTATCTCACAAACAATCTTTCCTTAACACGCCTTGATCAAAAGATTTCGATCTTGATTGATCAACTACTGAAGCTGAAGATGATCAAAGTAACCAAAGTACCAAAGTGATTAAGCGTTGTCAGCATAAAAACAATGATTTGATGAATGTAGGTAACGAGAATCATATTAATATTCGTGCCAATATTGTCTGGgatattgacaaaaaaattcagttttattattattattattggtataagCCGTGCCTGCTGTCGAACAATCTATAGCGGGTATTAATAGTGTAGAAATAAGTgttttagaaatattaaaagaaatgaAACATAAGACCTTATCTTTGCATTCGGAAGTTAAGTAGAGGCAAAGCAAATTTTTGATGCCTACCTACACACTCTGGCTTGATAAAACAATGTAGTGTCCGTTTGCGTGTGAGTGTGAGGTGTGCTAACAACTGTTACCAGGCCGTCACAAAAGACcgcaatagtattttatacaatcgtgatacaATAGTCAGTCtattcagtcgagtaccgtgtttagtacacgaagcttgctgagctTGATTATACCACTATTGAACTAGCTCGCGTGTTTTACTACAGTATACATTACTTTTCCTACGCATTATGCAAAATAATATTCTTTCTACAATAAAacctaaaacataaataaataattatacaaaattaggtaagtaagtatctcagtagtaTATGAATATTACTCATGAAATAGTCGCACGTTGAAGTCTTTTCCACTGGACCGCGCCGCCACGTGAtgggtcaatttcattatagttgtcTACAGCGTTTGCGTATGAATATTGTAGTTGAGTTTTGGGAGCTCatatatgaaaagtacgcaattacggtttggtatacaaaatcataattcaaccattacagtcgacgggTAGAAAAATAATCCTATTAGAATTAGGTGAGTTACCAAGCATCTGCCACCTAACTTTTTATTTACCCTAGAACAAAAATTTTGTTTACCCTAAAATCTTTCCTTTTTACACACGTTTTTAGACTAAGATGAGTGAAAGATGACCCTTGTGTACAGGTCAGCGAGATCTTCGGTGGACTGGAAGTCTGTGCCCTAGAACTGGTGGTGGGCAAAGACGGACGCGAGCACATCATCGAGCTCAACGATTCGGCCACTTCCTTCATGGGCGACTCACAGGAGGAGGATCGCCGCCATCTTGCCGACCTCGTCTTTCAAAGGATGCAGGTGTGTAGTATTTGACTTTCCCGCaaacggaacaatggtgttatGGACATTTTTGATGCATGCGCGGAGCTGAAGCGAAGTCAATACATAGATGCTCTTACACAATTCAAAGAAACACAAGGGGTTCACCGAGCGGATGCTATCTTGCTCGTGTCATGGGAATGGGACGCACACAGCACCCGTCAGTGTAGTTAAAATATAATGCGGTAGACTAGAAGCGAGGGGCTCGCTTCATACTCATGGACATCACGCAATAGAAGGAGGATATCATAGCCGCCACCTCACTAAAGTCGTTTCGTAGCGAATACAGGTTCATACTCTTATATCGTTGTGGGTAAATGCATTTGAATCATAAGCAATggcattttgtataatttgtattttgagATTACATAAGTGTAGAAGTTTATGAGAAACGACGATTTGTTGTAAGGCTGAGGCACTAGTGGCACGACTGAAGGAAACTAGTTTACGATGATTACAGGGTGTCACACTGCCACACACACTGCATTACAGATCATTTGCCGGCCACTTAGTGATCCTAAGTAATGTAAATTCTTGGCCGCAGGGTGTCATGTGCGTTAAGAGTCAATATCCACAACCTAACGGTACGGCGGAGTACGGACATGACGACACAGTCAGAGCGGACAATGACATTCTatctaattattttttgcaaatcATAACGAACTTACCCttaggtatacattttattattgtaacaaATATCATTGCTTTGTATTAATCCAGTCCATTGATAAACTTCCAGTCCGTGTGCCGTCCGGGCATCACGAAGACGGCGTCCCGCAGCTCGGTGTCGGGCAGCTCGGCGCCGTCGCCCGAGGAGCGGTCGGCGCCGCTgccgggcgcgggcgcgggcccGCCGAGCgtgccgccgcccgcgccgctcgTCGCCGCGGCCAGCATCGACCGCCCGCTGCCGCCCATCCCGGCCGAGCCCAGCCAGCCACCGCCGCCCCCGCTCACGAGGCGCGACTCGCAAGGTAATGTTTTGCATCGGGCTAAATTTCCaacaactaaattttttatgaatgaaatATTCTCGTACAAACTTGTCATCCTAACCACAAGTACTAAAAGCAACAACAGCTACAAGTAGTAAAGCTCTACTAAGTACTCTCTAAAAATATGATCAGCCTAATATATTGTATAGAACAGCCATTTTCGCAATTTCAGTGTTGGTTAGTTTAGTGGGTTCAAATACCTATGAATCCATGTTCACCTGGCACCTATAGCAAAACTTCGGAAAAACACCCTAAATATCATAGAGCGCTATCACTATAAGAAGGTACTAAATGTTGCTCGCTTAGGCCTTACAGTACGACTAAAGCACAATAAAGTTTATCAAACGGTGTTATTTCCCTAAACCAGCATCCCAGTCATCGACGGTGTCTTCGGCCTCGGGCGCGCCGGgcgcggcgagcgcggcggcggcgggcgcggcgccggcgggcTCGGCGGCGGGCCGCGGCGGCTTCGCGCGCCAGGGCTCACTCAGCGCCGCGCTCACCGAGGACGCCGAGGACACCATGAAGAACTTGAGGAAAACCTTCGCCGGCATATTCGGCGATATGTAAAACTAGTCGGCATTTGGGCATGCGTCTAACCGAGCTATCGTTAACGGTTGAATTGAGAAGAGCGGGGTGCGCGCGCGTACGTGCGGGGCGAGTAGCGTGGCTTCATGCTTCCAAGTATTTTAAACAGCGTTTACTGAAACTGCTCGcgtacgtttgcatttgtttaactcgaACACCGCGCTACCAGCTCCGCTATGCATGCCCTGCTTAAGCGTCCACTCAGTTTGGACACAAATGATACAAGGTACCAGTGAGAGCTTAAGTGCTCGTCTTTTAACGGTAGCTCGATAAAGGACCATTTTAACTGGTCAATAATTGCCCGATTAAGGTAATGTTGTTATTTGCATAATTTTCGTACCTTTATTACAAACTTTACATATACATTGTTACAAAGTATGATATAGAAAACCGGTTccggtattttttattatgaatacTCATATCGTTTGCAACGGAAGGGGTGAAGTTTAGCCGTACCGGTTGGGAAGCTCCTTTACGACAGAGGGAACGATCGTTAAACCGAAGCTATAGCATAGTATTAACGtatttaaagtaactatagattttgtacaataagtttattataaaataatgaaatacgaATCAACTGAGCTGCATTGTGATCGAACCCGTTCGGTACGCGCCGCGCACCCGCGCGCGGTGCTACAGTAGTGTCTTTCTTCCGGCCTTCCTTCTACCGCCCGCTAGTGGGTTATTTCCAgtaccatacaaaaaatactccAGTCAACATACGTCAGTTGAAGATTATATCGTGCTACTGAAGTAAATGATGCTATCGTGATGTCACTTGGACATAGTTACTGCGACTATACGGCAGCCGTTCAGCAATCTAATCCAGCTGTCAAACCCGCTACTGTGTATGTTCTTGTACGTATTGTTGCTATTTGGTTCCCACCATACTTTAGTACAAAAAACGGGGAACTCCTTGGCTTAGTATTATTATAGTAATAAGTACTGAGAATAACCCTCTCGCGACATCGGGCGCACACGCACCTTCGTAGCAGAACGACGCAAACGACGCAATTTGCAAATAGATAATATCATTGAGGACAAATAAAATGTGTGGCAATAAGTAGAATTGAAGCGTTTTAAGGATTTGATGTGTAATTAATTTCATGACTTCCCTTTAGCGTAAACTGATctaattacataggtatttgtCGCTTCTGAAGTAACCATGTGGAATTAATGGAATGGAGGCATGAAAGCCGAACCACACTAGTTGCGTATGCAGCACGGCTCCAGCTTGCTGCGTTAGCTACGCTACCGTATGTGTCGTATGCACCggttgtaatgtatggaaatacATGTCAGATGCCACACCACTTGCGCTGCGTGAAATACAAATTAATGACGAATCAAGTTAAATAATTAACAGCTACGCAAAGTGATCGGCATGATAACCAACAGCAGTGCTGCATATACATGTAGTCTGTACTGgtcttatataatatataatttcgCTAATGCAAATGTATTTGGTTTGTGCGAAAATCGACAATGAGTTTATTCCCTTGCGCGGTCCTATTAGACCTAAATTGTTGGGATGTGAGCAATGCTATTGAAGACAATATTGTTAAATGCAAGAATTAATCCACATTTTATATAACTTAATACTAGTTGTATCTCATAGTTTTAAGAATATCTTGTTGATGCgtatatgtaatttttattttcattttttgaaTTAAGTTATTGTTATTGATTTTAATACGTAACGAGGTACCTCCGAAATCATACCGACCAGCTACACCGAAATGctacttttatttcaaaatgcATTTCTTACAAATCCAAGCGTGATTGTTTTTACAActctttttagttaatttattatatttttgagaGAGCCGAGGGTTGTACCTATTTGAATGAAGTCTGATGATGTCATATCATGAATGAGGGTCCGATCGAGGGGGAGCCAGAACGATTGGATTTAGAATCCTTTGCACTCTTGACTGCTTACGAGTTttcataaatatctaaatatttataGCAACCATATTTATGCCTATATTCTTTAGCTATACTCAAAAGTAGTTTTGAAATTGTAGTTTTACGCAACAGTGTTTGCGGATCATGTAAAGTATGACCATTGACCAGCCTCTGCGTTAAGCCCAGCACATTTAGTCGACCATTTGTtacagtagattttacaacGAAAAATAGCTAGTATACATTACATGTAAGTTATATGTATGGGTTGCAAATAGATATGGTGGCTTCTGTTAAATTAGTGCTCAAAGTTATCATACAGATCTGTTTGTGAATCTTTTAAGTAGCAAATATTCTTTGTTGTTGAGGTCTTTATACTGCGTCATACCAAGTAGGCATACCTACATTATGAGTAGGTAATTTTAGTGTAATTTTTATATGCACTCGTAGCTAGTTTAGACACAAACATTGTTTAGCCGTATCCACCATGTAACTAtgtgtaagtacctataaaatGCGCAATTAGATACCTTATAATGAACAATTttgttacataaaatatacagtaaaatattaatcaatgagttaattattttaatagaaCAGTTACCAgataatgtatttattgtatattatactGCAGCGacttaaattagtttaattttttaaatgtttaatgttattagtttattagatatcgatatataaataaactctAATATAAAtgctgttgttgttgttgctaaCCAGTTATACGACGTGTACTCATACGGCGGACGCACGCGGGCGGCGGCCACGGCAAATTACTCACTTCGCCTCGTTAAACTTAAATGCAACACTACACCTCATTAACCAAACTGATGAATTACATACACTATTAACTGttaattcgtaaaccttattgtaaagATATAAGGTCAAACGATGATCAATTAAGAGTGTTGAAGATAGGACATTTATCGTTTTTCTCCGGCTCTTCAGATATTATCAACAGCATGTGTATGGATAAATAATTATCAGTTGAACTTTTATGGTCATTTGTCGTGGCCCTCTTCTGCTTAGGGAGAGAAAGGGACATGGAATGTCACTGCAATAAATAACTTGTCCGCCTTAACGGGAATGCCGACAAATATGTCCTAAACTAGCATAGCCCGAAGGCTTAGATGGCAACCATGTCCCTCAAAAGTATTAATATCTATAACGGAATTTGAATGCATGTtaatctatataatataataaatacctcTTTTGGTAAGTCAGTACCGAatagttgtttttatttctacCGTCCCTTTAATGTCCTAGATAGGAAAGATATCCAAGCGTACCGAgtatttcatagtaaaaataaaacaccgAAATTCTTTACAATATTTGTGCTGTTCAAGTTTCGTAGTAGCATACATTGAcagtataaatattaatttattaaaataatttcccttacaaaaaagaaataaaaataaagcagtTACAATGTTATTCTAAGATAGGTGGCGAGAACCACTATTATAGAAACGAACACCAATGATACACCAACGATTTCTCAAAATACTTCATTTCAGTTttagaagaaaaatataatttatataaagtaaagCGTAAATTCAAAAAACGAAGTAAGTAACATCAAGAATTGATTTAAAGAATACATTTCTATATAGGTAAAGCAGAGACCATTCTTtcaattttgctttaaaaaaaccAGAAATCCTTTTCCCTCTGCTATCTAACACAAAATAaagaagtataataaatatcaaaagttACGTGTAGCTTGGAGGGTCCATGCCGGTGTTCAGGCTGTAGTTGCGGTACATTCCGGCCGCCGAGAGAAGGTTCGTGAAAGTCTGGCCCGCGGGGTAGAACACTGACGGCACGGAGTGGATGCCTGCAAGCACAGGTATACCATTGGCGTTCGTTGTCAAGTTCGCCGGATTAACCAAAGAAAGTAGTTACTTAGGCTTTGAGGGGAAAATCTTAGGAATAGATTGAAATTGATGGGTGATCCAGGAGAAATTGGGACACCGTGAAAGCTCTTGCCACTGATGACGTCCAGTTTTTTTGCGGGTTTTCTGTAGGATCCAGTTTTCTATAGTATGCGTGCAGTATACCGCAAACAGAATGAAGATTGGACGTCAGCATCATGGGAAAGAACAAAAACATCTTATCCGGCAATACGTTTCATTTCAACGCTTGAAGGGTTTTGTTTATTATGTAGCTTGGCTATAATGTCGCATGatccatttaattttttttttctatcacgAGCGGCGTCAAGAGGCTATGCATGTTTTATATTACCTTTATCACTCGATAAATACGttcacattttataattatttaatagttatttacgatacaagcagaaaataggaaatacgcaacgagtggtgataaattaaaacacgaccgaagggagggaGAGagacgttttacagtacatatggctctttaaagtttcgacatatgcacggaaagtgctcattccggCTCGGTGCGGGAAATACACCATATGTACTTTAAAAGTATTGTTTTGTATTGATAggtaacaattaaataaaacaaaggtATGTTGTATAGGTAatctatattaaaattattaattaacaataatcaaccaattaacaatataataatactttaacAATTCAATCAAAACCCAGTAAACTAATTGACAGAGCAATGTTAACTTCTtggaaacaaaaataaaactatatttaccAACGCAggatacttaaaataaaaaaatacgcgcttataataaattataatcttaaaattgaTAACTTAAATACGAATACCCCAGTTACGCATTGTAGATAACTTTAAGCTATAAATGGCATATTTTACTAAGCTCGTTCCCATTTCAAACAGAACTCATGTACATAAAGACTATAATGAAAAGACAAAGAATTATTACAATTTTCTTTAGCTTAAAACAAGCTATGCATCATTTACACAAAGACGGGTATATAATAAAGACTACTAATCTCTATACACTTAAGTTTTATATCCATATGTACCTTGTATTGCGCTATGACAGCCCCATGTTATCAATTAACGGTGCTTAAAATGATCTAAGGCTTAacagtaaaattttatgaatgcACACGCACTAAGGCTTAacagtaaaattttatgaatgtAAGCATCTTGTTAAATCTGATGTATCCGTTGGCGACCGTACTAGGTGAAATAATTTGAAGAAAGATTATATAATAAAAGTGATGAAAAAGACAGATATATCGGATTTATCTACCGACTCACATGGTTGCAGCTACACAAAGTTGTATAAAGATTGGCAGTCTTAGTTATTTACTCATGTCTGCAGCAACCCACAAAACCCCCAACACTTGAGGTTACATGGTTAACCTCAAAAAGCAATTTCACGGTTATTAGAGCTCATTTAATGGTCAAGGGCGGTGTTCAGCGAATAGTTGCGGTACATCCCAAACTGCGCCAGATTGTTTGTGAACGATTGGCTCTTCGGGTGGTACTGGAAGGGTACAGAGTGGGGCCCTACaagagtaataaataattattaaatttcgaAAATATATCAAACACAATTAGAAAATGTGGTCAGACTGAgtcataaataacatttttttatgaaaacctgatcgcagcgccatctaccggtCCGAATTGCAAATGTTAATTATCGATGGACAGCTGTCTCTATGTCGGCGGCTGATCGTAAGATTAGGtagatcatgaaattcctaggcatatcatgaaatgtgaaaatctttgtctcatTCTCTGAGTCCACGGAGCCCCGCGTAGCGGTTTCTgaacagtttgcccttcgggcaccTGAAGCAAACTAACGAACCCGTCCtacctattgtttttttttaattataaccaATACACAGTACAGAGCTTATTTCTTAGGAGGGCCCTGCAAAACTGTATTTACAGTTTTCCTGCCGGTAAGAGTCCttgaatatttaaattattattaaatctaaaCACTTAAGTGACAAACAAAGtgtttagatttaattttattttgcattcTTATTTTGCTCATGCCGAATGCTCTCGAGTAGAATATTCAGGAAATACGGAAGTCCTTAGAGTTCTACGACTACAGTCAAAACATTAGAACATTAATGTATGCCTGATTTtccgatcggccgccgacataatCAGTAGAAATTCCAAAAAGTATAAACCAACCAATTAATAGTAGAtatattgtgcaacgaggggggtaagaaAAAATTGCAAACGAGGGTGTTAATTCGCGAccagtttgcaatattcttacaccCGGAgaaagttacacacaatatttttcatcacacttgtgaagtaaaactaaattttaatcgacataattcttaaatacggtgacagttcAAACAtacgtccgccatattgtaattttttgacaggttaggcataaAAATTgactacaaatacaaaaaatatcaaaattgactACCAATTAAGACAGTTGACAGCCAACTCAAAAAGTTCAATtgttaaaaacataaattaaataaaaattagaaaatgTGTTTACCTGGATAAGTCCCCAGTTTTTTTCGATTCTTGAATTGGGAATTTAGGAACCAAATATGTCGTTAAAATTGACACTTTCATGTTACTGTTGTGTTAATCAAATAGTATATAGTTAATTAATTTTGCgatgttctttatttattactaagaCGTCGGTCcgtaaaatttgtatttttagcaAGAAATATATTCGATCGTCATTTGTTTATATTACTCTATATTTGGGAGGCAAGGCCAGATTCTCATGCAAGGCAGAACCTTAACTGACCAATCAatcagtatatatatatatatatatatatattttatactacgtagatattgtataattattatattgtaaggTAAGATTGGTTCGGTCGATTGATATACGCTTGGATCAACATTAGTCAAATTAAGGAAGACCTGTCTGtgtttacaacaatatattgtTCAATGTTCACGCAGGTCGTCTCCAAAAGTCGGTTATCAGTATTGAACAGTTTTGGAAATTGTCGCAGTAAATGCCATTATGCGTGTGGTAAACTAACACAATGGATTATTTGTTCCAGGCCTGGCGGcgtgtatttattaaattgtaataaaatgcTGACTAACCTGGTGCATACCACCCGTATTCGCTGGCGCTGGTCCGATAGAACGGATGCTGCTTACTCACTTGACTGCCGTAACCATTGAACCAGtctgaaaaaaaacaatatataatgTTCAATTGTAGTTTGGCAAGAGTCGCTTGTAAGTAGAGCATAGGCAGAGATAATCATACTGTTCTTATGCTAGTATTATCACCCCTAAAAGAGGGACGAGATATGATATGgatacatttttgtttgaagaaacgtcacttttgacactgacatatccgaacTATATCGTATCTAAACCTAATATGTATTTAGCGTATCTTAAATTTTGAATCAGGCCGTGTTACTGACAAAACTTGTTTGCCATACTATCATAAATTCTGAACGCACCACAGTTCGTCCGTGTCCACTGCCGAATTTTTGCCTCAAAAGGCTATCAAGATAAGCTAAGTGATTGTGCCCCCAGCGAGTTTGGGTTCTGAAATTTTGTTAGATGGTGTGGCTTTACATTAGTAACACGTATGGAAAATTTCACCCGAAAAACTATatagtttattgtaaaaaaaactactgcAATATTTCACCTGTGATTGGCTCTACATTAAGCTAccatatgaatattttttatttatgttatctaAGTATGGTAGAACTAggagatttttaaaataaaatacatcatTATATTCGTATGTTTTCTGCGTCCACATAATACAATTCATCAAAACTGCTTAAGAGAAATGTGCATATAGTTTGTATGACGAATAGTGGCAATCTATAATTTATGtagatattaatatttaaaaaaagattttaatgtctgagtcggactcgcgccccgaggattacaatttttttgtctttgtaACTTTTTTAGGCCATCAAAACCAACAACAAGCTATTAACTAAGTATAGTAGCAATTCTTTCACACTATATTTCGGTACCACTATTTCAACCAACATATACATATCTAGTTATAGTGTAGTATTGTCTGTTGGCAGTAGGTAACACAGCGATATATATCGGAAAACCCGCATATCGGCGGAAACGCTTCCTGTTTCACCGAAGATCAACGACACCTTAATCAAGATAAACCGCGTTCCGTACTATCACAGGTACCTACTAGGTACAGTCACGAAC harbors:
- the LOC133533618 gene encoding piercer of microtubule wall 1 protein-like isoform X1: MMSDHQREQNEKSTAGFCSATCVNKECLQREIQKPEPKTSDFFATCNLPKRFEHPHWFNGYGSQVSKQHPFYRTSASEYGWYAPGIHSVPSVFYPAGQTFTNLLSAAGMYRNYSLNTGMDPPSYT
- the LOC133533618 gene encoding piercer of microtubule wall 1 protein-like isoform X2; protein product: MMSDHQREQNEKSTAGFCSATCVNKECLQREIQKPEPKTSDFFATCNLPKRFEHPHWFNGYGSQVSKQHPFYRTSASEYGWYAPGPHSVPFQYHPKSQSFTNNLAQFGMYRNYSLNTALDH